A region of the Cytobacillus luteolus genome:
TCCAGGAATTAGACGTATACGGAATGTCTGCAATCACAGCGGTTACTGCTCAAAATACATTAGGTGTTCAAGGGGTTTACCCCATGTCAGTAGAAGCAGTCATCCAGCAAATTAAATCGATTGCTGCAGATCTCCCACCTCAAGCTGTAAAAACAGGTATGCTTTTTAGTAGTGAATTGATTCGTGCAGTTGCTGATGAAATAAAGCATGCGGACTGGGTAAAGCTAGTTGTTGATCCAGTTATGATCGCTAAAGGTGGGGCGTCACTTTTACAAGAAGAGGCGGTTGCAGCTTTAAAAGAGTATTTAATTCCATTAGCATACGTGATTACACCGAATATACCAGAAGCAGAAGTTCTTTCAGGGATGAAGATTAACTTCATGGCTGATCGGAAAATGGTGGCTATAAAGTTGTATGAGCTAGGTGCAAAGCATGTTGTTATTAAAGGTGGACATGATAACTCTGAGCTCGTTACTGATTTATTATATGATGGAGAACAATTTTACGAGTTTACTAGTAAAAGGTTAATCACTCAGCATACACATGGAACAGGTTGTACATTTGCGGCTGTCATTACGGCAGAGTTAGCTAAAGGACATACTGTATATGAAGCAATTCAAGTTGCAAAAGAATTTATCCATGCAGCCATCGGAGAAGAGCTTGGGATTGGATCAGGTCATGGTCCAACGAATCACTGGGCTTACAGAAGGGGAGTGCAAGTAGGATGAAAAAGGAATTACTTGAATTATATTTGGTACTTGGAAGTCCGAACTGTAATAGAGACCCCAGGCATGTTTTAAGAGAAGCGATTGAAGGGGGAATTACTCTCTTTCAATATCGCGAAAAAGGAACGGGTAGTTTGGAAGATTCAGAGAAGCTTGAGTTAGCCAAAGATCTTTTGAGTATTTGCCGGGAACATCAAATACCATTCATTGTAAATGATGATATTAATCTTGCGCTTGAAATTGATGCAGATGGTGTTCACATTGGCCAAGAAGACGAGTTAGCTACCAGTGCTCGTGAAAAAATCGGTGATAAAATTCTTGGGGTTTCTGCTCATAATGTAGAAGAAGCACTCGCTGCAGTGAAGGCCGGAGCAGATTATATTGGTGTTGGACCGATGTATGAAACATCCACGAAAACTGATGTTAGGGAAGTACAAGGTCCTGAAGTAATTGGGTTAATTAGAGAAGCAGGAGTTACCCTACCTCTCGTAGGCATTGGTGGGATATCCCAAGGCAAAGCAGAAGCTGTCATAAAAGCTGGCGCAAACGGAGTGGCAGTGATATCGGCAATTAGTATGGCTGAATTTCCATTAAAAAGTGCACAGGGACTATTGGGTGAAGTGAGAAAGAGCTGATTATTGGCTCTTTTTTTGTAGTTTTTTTGGATGACGCTTAATTTAAGTTTTTTCCAATGAAGTGCATCAACCAGCCTGAATGAGTACGATCAATTCAAGTATTTTCCAATCAAGTGCAACACTAATATGTACCATAATGAAATTTGTCGCAAAAGTAGTAATTGACAAAATTATGTACACAGTGATAAGCTTACAAAAGAAAAACACTAACATTAACTGGAAAAGGAGGGAAAACGAAATGGAAAATGTAGTAGCAATTGTCATGCAGCAAGATCCTAATAAGCAACACCAACAATTAAATCATTTCGTGACCTGTCCTTTTATTATACTTTTTTAATTTCACCTACAAAAGTACATAAAGCACAGGTCACCATAGGTGACGTGTGCTTTTTTATGTTCTCAAAAACGAGGCCACACCCCGTTTTTGGCATACATTATATAGAAATTCCCCTGTTTTGTAGGGATATCTATATTTAGCGAAAGCATATCGCACTATTTGCGGTATGCTTTTCTTATTTTCTGGTGTACTTCACCAAACTGGTGTTTACAATATAAAAAAAACAAATAAAAGGAGGAGCTATTATGAACAAAGCTAGTGTATTGATGATGAATTATGAAGGATATCTCGAAAGTGGCTAGTTTGTTTTGACAAACATGAGAGGAGCTGACAAACATGTTATCAGTTTTAGGAAAATTATCTTGGTTTTTTAAACTTTATTGGAAAAGATACACAGTTGCCATACTTCTATTAATAGTTGTAGGCTTGCTAGAAATTATCCCGCCTAAATTAATTGGTGTGGCAATTGATCAAATTCATACAGGAAGTCTTACAGGTGAAAGGCTGTTTCAGTATATTCTATTTTTACTAGCTTTAACAGTTGTTATTTATGCAGTTACGTACACATGGATGTACAAATTGTTCGGTGGTGCTTATTTAGTAGAGCGAATTTTACGTGGTAGATTTATGGGCCATCTTTTAAAAATGACACCAACGTTTTATGAGAAGAATAGAACGGGAGACTTGATGGCGCGTGCGACAAATGATTTAAAAGCTATTTCATTAACAACTGGTTTTGGAATTTTAACATTAGTTGATTCAAGTGTCTTTATGCTAACGATCCTATTTACAATGGGTATCTTGATTAGCTGGAAGCTTACGTTCGCCGCATTAATTCCATTACCTTTGATTGCAGTTGCCATCAGTATTTATGGGAAAAAGATTCATCAGCGTTTTACTGATGCTCAAGATGCATTTGGAACAATGAATGACCAAGTATTAGAATCCATTGCTGGAGTAAGGGTTGTTCGTGCATATGTTCAAGAGCAAGCGGATGAAAATAGGTTCAACTCAATTACAGAAGATGTTTACCAAAAGAATGTCAGAGTAGCAAAGATTGACGCTTTATTTGAGCCAACAATTAAAATCCTTGTCGGAATGAGCTACTTAATTGGTTTAGGCTATGGAGCATATCTTGTGTTTCAAAATGTCATTACGTTAGGAGAGCTTGTCTCATTTAACGTCTATTTAGGGATGATGATCTGGCCGATGTTTGCCATTGGTGAACTGATCAATATCATGCAGCGTGGAAACGCGTCTCTTGATCGAGTAGATGAAACTCTATCCTATGCACAAGATGTAAAGAATCACGAGGAACCAATTGCGGTTGGTACTCCAGAAAAAATTGAATTTCATGATGTTACATTCCAATATCCGTCTTCAACAGTTAAAAACTTAGAGGACGTAAACGTAACGATAAAGCGTGGTCAAACACTTGGGGTTGTTGGAAAAACAGGTAGTGGAAAGACGACCTTAGTCAAACAACTATTGCGTGAATATCCGTTAGGTGAAGGTGAAATTCTCGTTAATGGGGTTCCGTTAGACAAAATTGCTTTAGAGGAAATTAATGAATGGATGGGGTATGTTCCTCAAGATCATATCTTATTTTCAAGAACGGTTAGAGAAAATATTTTATTTGGTAAAAAGGATGCAACTGAAGCGGAGTTAGAAAAATCAATTGAGCTTGCAGCCTTTAAAAAGGACTTAACGATGCTACCTGAAGGTCTTGATACACTTGTGGGAGAAAAAGGTGTGGCATTATCCGGAGGTCAAAAGCAACGGATTTCAATTGCAAGAGCATTAACAGTGAATCCAGAAATCTTAATCTTAGATGATTCATTATCTGCAGTTGATGCAAAAACAGAATCAAAAATCCTACAAAACATTCGTAAGGAACGTTCTGATAAAACAACGATTATTACAACACATCGTCTTTCTGCAGTAGAACACGCAGATCTGATTGTTGTCCTAGATGATGGGAAAATTGTTGAAGAAGGAACACATGCCGAGCTTATCGAGCATAATGGCTGGTATAAGGAGCAATATGATCGCCAGCAAATTGAAGAACTACAGGAAAGTGGGGTGTCAGCATGAACGTAGGTAAACGCCTAGTGAATTATGCACTCCTTTATAAAAAGACATTAATTTTTGCATTAATAATGCTAACCATTGCAGTTGCCGCTGAACTAACAGGCCCGTTTATAGCCAAAAAAATGATAGATGATCATATCCTTGGGATTGAAAGACCTTGGTATGAAACGGTTGAAGGTGAAGGGGCAGTAAATTATAACAACAAATGGTATAAACGCTCAGATAACTTTAATGAAGGTGAAGAAAAAGGAGCAGAAGCTCGAGTTATTCAAGTAGGGCGTGAATATTTCTTTATAAACGGTCCCATTGAATTAGATGGAAAGAGAACGGTCGATGAAAATGGGAATGTAAAAATTTCACGTAATGACCAAGAAGCAGTATATGAAGCGACCAAGTTAACCAAAGCGCAACTGTTCAGTTTCTACAGTCCGCAAATCCCGAAGCTAATTGAACTAATCGCTATCTACTTTGGGCTACTTGTTATTGCATCTATTTTCACGTATGGACAACGCTTTTACCTGCAAACATCCTCAAATCGAATCATTCAAAAAATGAGAAAGGATGTTTTTGCACAAGTTCAACGATTACCTATTAATTATTTTGATAACCTTCCTGCGGGTAAGGTGGTATCCAGAATTACAAATGATACAGAAGCAATAAGGGATCTATATGTTTCTGTTCTTGCCAACTTCTTTACAGGTATCATTTATATAACAGGTATCTTTATCGCCTTATTGCTACTAGATGTGAAACTAGCTTTAATCTGTATGATTTTGATTCCAATTCTCTTTATCTGGATTAAGGTATATAGAAAATATGCTTCACACTATAATCATAAAATACGTTCAATTTTAAGTGATATCAATGGAATGATCAACGAGTCAATCCAAGGTATGACAATCATTCAGGCATTCCGTCGTCAAAAGGAAACGAATAAAGAATTTGAAACGATGAATGAGGAGCATTTTACGTATCAAAACAAGCTTTTAAGCTTAAATGCACTCACGTCCCATAATTTAGTTGGGGTGCTGCGTAATATTGCCTTCGTGGCATTGATTTGGTATTTTGGTGGTGCCTCACTTGGAATTGGAACGGTGGTCTCATTGGGTGTTCTTTATGCCTTTGTAGATTACTTAAACCGATTATTTCAACCGATTACAGGTATCGTTAATCAGTTGGCTATTTTAGAGCAATCTCTTGTTGCAGCAGAGCGTGTTTTTACACTTTTAGATGAAGAAGGTGTAGACGTTAGTAAAGAGGACTTCCCGAGATATAAAGGGAATGTTGTGTTTGATCATGTAAACTTCGGCTATAAAGAGGGCGACTATGTCTTAAAAGATATCAACTTTGAAGCGAAGCAGGGTGAAACAGTAGCACTTGTTGGTCATACAGGCTCGGGTAAAAGTTCGATTATGAACTTACTTTTCCGATTCTATGATATTAAGGAAGGTAAAATCTTAATTGACGGTAAGGATATTAATACAATTTCTAAACAAATGTTAAGAAAGCATATGGGAATCGTACTACAAGATCCATTCCTTTTTACAGGTACCATTGCTTCTAATGTAAGTTTAGATGATCCTTCAATTACTCGTGAGAAAGTTGAAAAGGCACTGCAGGATGTAGGAGCAGATCAATTACTAAAGAGTTTACCAAATGGGTTTGATGAGCCAGTTATTGAAAAAGGAAGTACTCTTTCATCTGGACAACGTCAATTAATCTCATTTGCTCGTGCGCTTGCATTTGACCCAGCGATTCTAATATTAGATGAGGCGACTGCTAGCATAGATACAGAAACAGAAGCAATCATCCAAGATGCCCTAGAAGTTTTGAAAAAAGGAAGAACAACCTTTATCATTGCACATAGATTATCTACTATCCGAAACGCAGACCAAATCCTAGTACTAGACCGCGGTCGAATTGTTGAAAAAGGAAACCACGAAGAATTGATGAAAGTTGGAGGAAAGTACTATCAAATGTACCAACTTCAACAAGGCAAAAACAAAGGCCTTGCTGGTTAAATGAAAAGATGCTGCTTTAATAGGCAGCATCTTTTTTATGATTCAAGAATGTTGTAGCCAATAAATAAAATTAGCATCATTGAGAATGCAATATTCAATGTGATTGATAGTTCTGACATGTTAAAACCACTCCTTTTGTTTAAGAATACCATCAGAAAACAGGGTGAAATACCATAGGTTATGAACACTTTTTGACTACAAAATGAACAATTTATGACTGTTGGTCTGATGAATTCACCATGATTGCAGCAACCTGCTTCAGACGGTCAAAAAATTGAATGGATGCTGCAGTATCAGATAGACCCACTTCTTCAAAGGCTTCTTTCATACACGTTAACCATGCATTAGCACGTGCAGGTGTAATCTCAAAGGGTAAATGTCGTTCTCGCATAGCGGGTGGGCCAAACTCATTACTATAAAGGATAGGTCCTCCTAAAAACTGCGTAAGAAATAGTGTTTGCTTTCTTTTGATTTCGTTTATATCCCCTTCAAACAGTGGACTTAGAATAGGGTTAGCATATACTTTAGGATAAAATGCGTTTACCAGTTGTGTAACAGTGTCAGCCCCACCAATTCGTTCATAAAGTGTTTCCAATACAGGATTCTTCACATCAATCACCACCGATTTAATTCGTTATATAAGTTACTATAGCAAGGAACATAGAAAAAAAGTGTGATTTGAATCACTTAATAACGAACTTAAGGAGTAATTAGATTTCTCATTTAAGATAATGTTTGTTATTATTATCTTATCCTTATTTTTATTACATAATGAAGCATAATAGGGGATAGAGTTAGAGGTATATAAATTTTTAGGAGAGTGAACTTTCTTGGCCGAATTGCCACTGAATACCATTATTTTGTTAGTTGTTTTAATATTTTTATCTGCTTTTTTTTCAGCTACAGAGACAGCGTTTTCAAGTGTGAACAAGATTAGATTAAAGAACTATATGGACGAAGGTCGCCGTGGCAGTAAAAAAGCTTATTTTATTACTGAAAACTTCGATAAAGCTTTATCAACCATATTAGTAGGAAATAATATTGTAAACATTGCGGCTGCTTCCATCTCTGCAGGAATAGCTACGCAATTGTTTCCTGGAAGTACGGGGTTATTAATAAGCACAATCATTATGACGATATTGATCCTCATTTTTGGTGAAGTTCTACCAAAATCATTTGCAAAGGAAAATGCGGAAAGCTTTTCTCTTGCTGTTGCAGGGATATTATTTCTGTTAATGAAGGTATTGACTCCAGTAACCTACTTATTTATTTTACTTAAAAAGGGAGCTTCCCGATTAATTAAAACTAAAAATGATTCTCCGGCCGTCACAGAGGAAGAAATCAAAGTTATGATTGACCTAAGTGAGGAAGAAGGAGTTATTGATTATAAAGAAAAAGAGTTAGTACATCGATCTTTAGATTTTAATGATATATTGGTTGGAGAAATTCTTACACCTCGTATTGATATGATTGCTGTTGAGGTGAATCATCCTGTTGAAGATATATTATCGATGTTTTTAGAGGAAAGATACTCAAGAGTTCCAGTCTATGAGGATAATATTGATAATATTATCGGAATCTTGTCTGAAAGAGAATTCTTAGCCAATCTTGTTCAAAAGAATGAAATTAACATTCGTGAATTAGTTCGAGATCCATTCTTCGTTGTTGAATCAATGAAAATCTCAATGTTATTACCGGAGTTACAAAAAAGTAAAACACATATGGCGATTGTAGTAGATGAGTTTGGTGGAACATCCGGACTTATTACCCTTGAAGATATACTTGAGGAAATCGTTGGTGAAATTTGGGATGAACATGATGAGAAAATAAAGAGCTTTACGAAGCTAGATGAAACTACATATGAATTTAATGCAGAAATTCCTCTTGATGAATTTATTAAAGTCATGAATGTCGAGGAACCAGAGAGTACGTATCATACATTAGGTGGTTGGATTTTCGAGTCTATTGAACGTGTGCCATCAAATGGTGAGCAATTTGACTATGTCAACTTAACCTTAACTGTAACTAAGGTTGAAAACCGTCGTATCCGCAAAATTCTTGTAAAAATAAATGAACAACCTGTTGAAGCTTAAGTAACAAGTAAAAAAAAGGGTAACCGTGTATCGGTTACCCTTTTTTTTATTGCACTAACTCATTCAATTCATGTGGTAGTCGTAGAGGTTTATCCGTTGCTTTATTATTCTTATACGAGTGAAATTGAAAAAGAGTTTCTTCAGGAGAACCTACATGAAGCTCAAGGATGTTACCAACGGTTCCGCCTTTTGTGTCTAATTTCATCGTAAGTCTGCCCATCTTTACCTCATACGTAGTAAAACGTAATCCTAATAGTTCTCTCGTCTTAAAAGAAGCTTCAGGGTGGGTAGCAATGAAAACGGCAAGATCCTCAATTGATAATGTTGGCTTTTGAAGCAATATATCAACCTTGTCTTTTACAGCATAAGATGTTTGGTCTAACGCTGCTTTTACATTTGTAACAATTTTTTTTAGTAAATCATTCATAGATAAATCTCCTAATTGGGCATATTTAAATGACGTTCTACTATATATAATAACCAACATCAATAAAATTTTACGTCTTTCTAGTCTTGTATATTTTTTATTGCATTTTGCTTTGCCTGCTCCCAGTAGTAAATTTGTGGGTAGCGGATATGGACTATATACTCATGAAAAAGGGTATAAGAGATAAAAGAAACAAGTTTCCAGTCAATTGCATCAAGCATATTACACAACCCCTTTCCTTTTTAATACTATATGGTGTTTTAAGTTTGTCTGATACATCTTTATTCCAAACACTTTAAATAGGCTCAAGTAGCATAAATCATATCAGGAGGGATACAGTTGAATTATAGGGAAGAAAGAGACACTTTAGGAATTGTTAGTGTCCCAGCAGATAAATACTGGGGGGCACAAACAGAGCGAAGTAGGCAAAACTTTGCCATAGGCGAAGAGAGAATGCCGATGGAGATGATTATTTCGTTTGCCATCGTAAAAAAGAGTGCAGCTATTGTGAACCATGAATTAGGAAAACTGCCTGAATCAAAGAAAAACTATATAGTGAAAGCAGCAGATGAAATTCTTTCAGGAAAAATGAATGAACACTTTCCACTCGTTGTTTGGCAAACAGGTAGTGGAACACAAACGAATATGAACGTAAATGAGGTTATCGCTTTTCGTGCTAATCAACTAGCTTCTGAAAATGGTGAATCACTTCTTATTCATCCGAATGATGATGTTAATATGTCTCAAAGCTCCAATGATACATTTCCAACAGCCATGCACATTGCAGCAATTGAGGCAATAGAACAGAGGCTGCAACCTGCAGTTCGTAAGATGAAAGAAGCAATAAAAGAGAAGCAGGTAAAGTTTGATGACATTATTAAAATAGGAAGAACACATCTGCAGGATGCAACACCATTAACAGTGGGGCAAGAACTGAGTGGTTGGATCGCTATGCTTTTAAAAACAGAAAAGATGTTAAGTGAAAGCAAGGAGTATTTGTTAGAGCTTGCAATCGGTGGAACAGCTGTTGGTACAGGGATTAATGCACATCCGGATTTCGGTAAATCAGTGTGTGAAAAAATAGCTGAATTTACAGGACATGAATTTGAAAGTGCACCGAATAAATTTCATGCGCTAACTAGTCATGATGAAATTGTTCATGTTCATGGCGCAATTAAAGCTCTTGCGGCAGATGTAATGAAAATAGCAAATGATATTCGCTGGCTCGCAAGTGGACCGAGAGCAGGAATTGGAGAATTTCTTATTCCGGCCAACGAACCGGGAAGCTCGATCATGCCTGGTAAAGTAAATCCCACGCAAAGTGAAGCATTAACGATGATTGTTAGTCAGATATTTGGAAATGATGCAACAATTGGTTTTGCAGCAAGTCAGGGGAATTTTCAACTGAATGTCTTTAAGCCTGTAATAATCTATAACTATCTCCAGTCTGTGCGATTATTATCAGATGGATTGCAATCCTTCACAAAAAATTGCATAGAGGGATTAGATATAAATAAAGAGGTTATTGAGAAAAATTTAATGAACTCACTAATGTTAGTTACAGCACTTAATCCACATATTGGCTATGAAAAGGCTGCGACTATCGCTAAGTTAGCCTATCAAGAAAACATCTCACTAAAAGATGCTGCAAAACAAAGTGGGATTTTGACTGAAGAAGAATTTGATTCATTTGTTAACCCGGCAAAAATGGTTGATCCAACAGAGTAAATAATTTCATCCACACAGAAAAGGTCCCAGGTTCATGCCTGGGACCTTTAAGCCATATTATGAAGTTTTTAATTATTGTTGTGGATAGCCGCCCATTTGTTGTTGAGCCATAGATACTAAACGCTTAGTGATTTCTCCACCAACTGAACCGTTAGCACGAGCAGTAGTGTCAGCACCAAGGTTTACACCGAACTCTTGAGCAATCTCATATTTCATTTGATCGATTGCTTGTTGTGCTCCTGCTACTAGTAATTGATTTGACGAATTGCTTCCTGATGTTTGGTTTGCCATTTGTAATTCATCTCCTCGAAAATTTTTTTGGTTTTGGTTGGGTTAGCTGGACTTGCACCAGCGAATGAATGTTGTTTTCATTGCCCCTTGGGCTTAACCCAATAACTTGTTTGATGTGTTTGTATGAATTATTGTGTTTCATTTTATATTTTTTATTCAACTTTTTTTGAAAAAAATTTTTGCTGGCTGGCTGGCTGCTTTGTTGCTTGCTTTGTTACTAAATAGTATGGAAAAAATAAAGTAAACTATTCAAAATAAACATCGGAAATTTATTCCAAGTTCATTTGATACATTAACTATAGAATTTAGTTGAAAACTACATATTAATAAAATGAATAAGGATGAGTATACAAATGAACATTTGTCCGTTATGTAATGGATTTGGAAGCAACCAAACCTACTCCTGTACTAACTGTGGTAATGAACTTGAAGATTCAGGTAGAGTCATTGATTACTTCGATGATTATAGTGCCTATATGGAAATTGATGATATGAAAAAAATCGATGGATATCCTACAACATTAAGTCAGCATGAATGCGCTCATCTTTTTTATTGCCCAAGCTGTCAAACACAAGAAGTAAAACTAATTAAAGAGTAAACATAAAAAAGTCGCCGGTTGGCGACTTTTTTTTATTTAGCGAATTCTTAATTCAGATTCAACATCAAAGAAATGAGATTTGTTCATGTCAAGTGCTAAATGAAGCTCCTGACCAGGCTTCACATCAGTACGAGAATCAACACGTGCGATAAACTCTTGACCCTCTACTTGAGAGTAAAGCATAGTTTCTGCACCCATTAACTCAGCAACTTCAACAGTTGCTGTAATCTTAGTTCCTTGTGAAGATTCTAAGAAGATAGGCTCATCATGAATATCCTCTGGACGAACTCCAAGAATTAGTTCTTTGTTTGCATAGCCTTTATCACGTAAGACTTTCATTTTTCCTTCAGGAACTGCAATAGAGATATTTCCAATAACAAATGAATTATCTTTTAACGTACCTCTAAAGAAGTTCATTGCAGGAGAACCGATAAATCCTGCTACGAAGATATTTTCTGGATTATCATACACCTCTTTCGGTGCACCTACTTGTTGAATAAGGCCATCTTTCATAACAACTAGTCTTGTAGCCATTGTCATTGCTTCTGTTTGGTCATGCGTAACATAGATTGTTGTTGTTTGCAGACGTTGGTGAAGCTTTGAGATTTCAGCACGCATTTGTACACGAAGCTTAGCATCAAGGTTTGATAAAGGTTCGTCCATTAAGAATACCTTCGCATCACGAACAATCGCACGACCTAATGCAACACGCTGGCGCTGACCACCTGATAATGCCTTAGGCTTACGATCGAGGTAGCTCTCTAAGCCAAGAATACGTGCAGCTTCTTTTACACGCTTATCTATTTCATCTTTAGAAAACTTACGAAGTTTTAGACCAAATGCCATATTATCATATACGTTCATATGTGGGTAAAGAGCGTAGTTCTGGAAAACCATTGCAATGTCACGATCTTTTGGAGCTACATCATTTACACGTTGCTCATCAATATAGAAGTCACCTTTAGAAATTTCCTCAAGGCCTGCAATCATACGAAGAGTCGTTGATTTACCACAACCAGATGGACCAACAAAGACGATAAATTCTTTATCTTTGATATGCAAATTAAAGTCTTCTACAGCTGTTACTTTGTTATCATAAATTTTATAAATATTTTCAAGTTTTAATTCAGCCATTCTTCATTACCTCCTAATATTGAAAGCGTTATTCTAAGACTAGAATAACGTATAACTAATCTCATAATAAACGTAAACTTGCACAAAAAAAGAGGAAGTGAAGTGGGCATGTTTACAAATCACTATCCTCAAAGTGCTTAATAAGTAGAATCGATAAATAAGCGGTTACTGCACCATTAAAATTTTTAATATCAATTCCGGTTTTTTCTATAAATTTATCGATTCGATATTGAAGGCTGTTTCTGTGCATATAGAGCTTTTTCGCTGCGAGTGTTACGTTTAAATTACTCTCTAAAAAAACTTTAATTGTTTCTAATTGTTCTTTTTCCTCATTAAACGTTTCCTCAATAATAAAAGAAATGTCATTTTTTGAGCTTTTATCTATGCTTTCAAGAATTACTAAAGGAATGATATCCTGAAGCGAAAACACTCTTTGTTTATGTAGATACTTAAATGCTATATTAAATCCATTTCTTTCAAAATGAAATTTAGACTGTAAATTGCTAGTTATTTCATACACGTTGCCTAAGAATAAATGAACATCTATATAAAAGTCACTTGCAAATATCTCGATGACGTCTTCTAAATTGTTATATTCAATCATGGAGTCTTGATTAATTTTTTCAATAAAAGTGCCTTGCTGTCCGTTTTCCCAAACAATAATAACCTCAGAAGGAAAAAGAGCCTTTACTGCTAGCTCAAAGT
Encoded here:
- the thiD gene encoding bifunctional hydroxymethylpyrimidine kinase/phosphomethylpyrimidine kinase; the encoded protein is MVYKALTIAGSDSGGGAGIQADLKTFQELDVYGMSAITAVTAQNTLGVQGVYPMSVEAVIQQIKSIAADLPPQAVKTGMLFSSELIRAVADEIKHADWVKLVVDPVMIAKGGASLLQEEAVAALKEYLIPLAYVITPNIPEAEVLSGMKINFMADRKMVAIKLYELGAKHVVIKGGHDNSELVTDLLYDGEQFYEFTSKRLITQHTHGTGCTFAAVITAELAKGHTVYEAIQVAKEFIHAAIGEELGIGSGHGPTNHWAYRRGVQVG
- a CDS encoding ABC transporter ATP-binding protein, which gives rise to MNVGKRLVNYALLYKKTLIFALIMLTIAVAAELTGPFIAKKMIDDHILGIERPWYETVEGEGAVNYNNKWYKRSDNFNEGEEKGAEARVIQVGREYFFINGPIELDGKRTVDENGNVKISRNDQEAVYEATKLTKAQLFSFYSPQIPKLIELIAIYFGLLVIASIFTYGQRFYLQTSSNRIIQKMRKDVFAQVQRLPINYFDNLPAGKVVSRITNDTEAIRDLYVSVLANFFTGIIYITGIFIALLLLDVKLALICMILIPILFIWIKVYRKYASHYNHKIRSILSDINGMINESIQGMTIIQAFRRQKETNKEFETMNEEHFTYQNKLLSLNALTSHNLVGVLRNIAFVALIWYFGGASLGIGTVVSLGVLYAFVDYLNRLFQPITGIVNQLAILEQSLVAAERVFTLLDEEGVDVSKEDFPRYKGNVVFDHVNFGYKEGDYVLKDINFEAKQGETVALVGHTGSGKSSIMNLLFRFYDIKEGKILIDGKDINTISKQMLRKHMGIVLQDPFLFTGTIASNVSLDDPSITREKVEKALQDVGADQLLKSLPNGFDEPVIEKGSTLSSGQRQLISFARALAFDPAILILDEATASIDTETEAIIQDALEVLKKGRTTFIIAHRLSTIRNADQILVLDRGRIVEKGNHEELMKVGGKYYQMYQLQQGKNKGLAG
- a CDS encoding globin; translated protein: MKNPVLETLYERIGGADTVTQLVNAFYPKVYANPILSPLFEGDINEIKRKQTLFLTQFLGGPILYSNEFGPPAMRERHLPFEITPARANAWLTCMKEAFEEVGLSDTAASIQFFDRLKQVAAIMVNSSDQQS
- a CDS encoding ABC transporter ATP-binding protein, with the translated sequence MLSVLGKLSWFFKLYWKRYTVAILLLIVVGLLEIIPPKLIGVAIDQIHTGSLTGERLFQYILFLLALTVVIYAVTYTWMYKLFGGAYLVERILRGRFMGHLLKMTPTFYEKNRTGDLMARATNDLKAISLTTGFGILTLVDSSVFMLTILFTMGILISWKLTFAALIPLPLIAVAISIYGKKIHQRFTDAQDAFGTMNDQVLESIAGVRVVRAYVQEQADENRFNSITEDVYQKNVRVAKIDALFEPTIKILVGMSYLIGLGYGAYLVFQNVITLGELVSFNVYLGMMIWPMFAIGELINIMQRGNASLDRVDETLSYAQDVKNHEEPIAVGTPEKIEFHDVTFQYPSSTVKNLEDVNVTIKRGQTLGVVGKTGSGKTTLVKQLLREYPLGEGEILVNGVPLDKIALEEINEWMGYVPQDHILFSRTVRENILFGKKDATEAELEKSIELAAFKKDLTMLPEGLDTLVGEKGVALSGGQKQRISIARALTVNPEILILDDSLSAVDAKTESKILQNIRKERSDKTTIITTHRLSAVEHADLIVVLDDGKIVEEGTHAELIEHNGWYKEQYDRQQIEELQESGVSA
- the fumC gene encoding class II fumarate hydratase, which codes for MNYREERDTLGIVSVPADKYWGAQTERSRQNFAIGEERMPMEMIISFAIVKKSAAIVNHELGKLPESKKNYIVKAADEILSGKMNEHFPLVVWQTGSGTQTNMNVNEVIAFRANQLASENGESLLIHPNDDVNMSQSSNDTFPTAMHIAAIEAIEQRLQPAVRKMKEAIKEKQVKFDDIIKIGRTHLQDATPLTVGQELSGWIAMLLKTEKMLSESKEYLLELAIGGTAVGTGINAHPDFGKSVCEKIAEFTGHEFESAPNKFHALTSHDEIVHVHGAIKALAADVMKIANDIRWLASGPRAGIGEFLIPANEPGSSIMPGKVNPTQSEALTMIVSQIFGNDATIGFAASQGNFQLNVFKPVIIYNYLQSVRLLSDGLQSFTKNCIEGLDINKEVIEKNLMNSLMLVTALNPHIGYEKAATIAKLAYQENISLKDAAKQSGILTEEEFDSFVNPAKMVDPTE
- a CDS encoding hemolysin family protein codes for the protein MAELPLNTIILLVVLIFLSAFFSATETAFSSVNKIRLKNYMDEGRRGSKKAYFITENFDKALSTILVGNNIVNIAAASISAGIATQLFPGSTGLLISTIIMTILILIFGEVLPKSFAKENAESFSLAVAGILFLLMKVLTPVTYLFILLKKGASRLIKTKNDSPAVTEEEIKVMIDLSEEEGVIDYKEKELVHRSLDFNDILVGEILTPRIDMIAVEVNHPVEDILSMFLEERYSRVPVYEDNIDNIIGILSEREFLANLVQKNEINIRELVRDPFFVVESMKISMLLPELQKSKTHMAIVVDEFGGTSGLITLEDILEEIVGEIWDEHDEKIKSFTKLDETTYEFNAEIPLDEFIKVMNVEEPESTYHTLGGWIFESIERVPSNGEQFDYVNLTLTVTKVENRRIRKILVKINEQPVEA
- the thiE gene encoding thiamine phosphate synthase → MKKELLELYLVLGSPNCNRDPRHVLREAIEGGITLFQYREKGTGSLEDSEKLELAKDLLSICREHQIPFIVNDDINLALEIDADGVHIGQEDELATSAREKIGDKILGVSAHNVEEALAAVKAGADYIGVGPMYETSTKTDVREVQGPEVIGLIREAGVTLPLVGIGGISQGKAEAVIKAGANGVAVISAISMAEFPLKSAQGLLGEVRKS